The following proteins are co-located in the Myroides profundi genome:
- a CDS encoding succinate dehydrogenase/fumarate reductase iron-sulfur subunit: protein MNLTLKIWRQSNAKVQGKMVDYKINDVSPDMSFLEMLDVLNNELIEKGDDPVAFDHDCREGICGMCSLFINGEAHGPDRGITTCQLHMRKFKDGDTIYIEPFRAKAFPVIKDLVVDRTAFDKIQHAGGFVSVNTSGNTQDANAIPIPKHDADRAFDAATCIGCGACVATCKNSSAMLFVSAKVSQFALLPQGKVEAADRVLNMVAEMDALGFGNCTNTGACEVECPKGISLENIARMNREYLKASLK, encoded by the coding sequence ATGAATCTTACACTTAAAATATGGCGTCAATCAAACGCTAAAGTACAAGGAAAAATGGTTGATTATAAAATCAACGATGTTTCTCCTGATATGTCTTTCTTAGAAATGCTTGATGTATTAAACAATGAGTTAATCGAGAAAGGTGATGATCCAGTAGCTTTCGACCATGACTGTCGTGAGGGTATCTGTGGTATGTGTTCTTTATTTATTAATGGTGAAGCTCACGGACCAGACAGAGGTATTACTACATGTCAGTTACACATGAGAAAGTTCAAAGATGGTGATACGATCTATATCGAGCCATTTAGAGCTAAAGCTTTCCCAGTAATTAAAGACTTAGTAGTTGACCGTACTGCTTTTGATAAAATTCAACATGCAGGTGGTTTCGTATCTGTAAATACTTCAGGTAATACACAAGATGCTAACGCTATTCCAATTCCTAAACATGATGCTGACCGTGCATTTGACGCAGCTACTTGTATTGGATGTGGTGCTTGTGTGGCTACATGTAAAAACTCTTCTGCTATGTTATTCGTATCTGCAAAAGTTTCTCAATTTGCTTTGTTACCACAAGGTAAAGTAGAAGCAGCTGATCGTGTACTTAATATGGTAGCTGAGATGGATGCTTTAGGATTCGGTAACTGTACTAATACAGGAGCATGTGAGGTAGAATGTCCTAAAGGAATTTCTTTAGAGAACATCGCTCGTATGAACAGAGAATACTTAAAAGCAAGCTTGAAATAA
- a CDS encoding fumarate reductase/succinate dehydrogenase flavoprotein subunit: protein MKLDSKIPNGPLDKKWSDYKNHIKLVNPANKRNIDVIVVGTGLAGGSAAATLAELGYNVKAFCYQDSPRRAHSIAAQGGINASKNYQGDGDSVYRLFYDTVKGGDYRAREANVYRLAEVSENIIDQCVAQGVPFAREYGGLLDNRSFGGVQVSRTFYAKGQTGQQLLLGAYSAMNRQIGRGKIQMYNRHEMLDIVKVDGKARGIIARNLINGEIERHSAHAVVICTGGYGNVFFLSTNAMGSNVTAAWKAHKRGAFFANPCYTQIHPTCIPVTGDHQSKLTLMSESLRNDGRIWVPAKMEDAVAIREGRLKPTQIAEEDRDYYLERRYPSFGNLVPRDVASRAAKERCDAGYGVNATGEAVYLDFASAIDRYGKEQARIQHLDENDAKLVYKLGKDVVENKYGNLFQMYEKIVDEDPYTTPMMIYPAVHYTMGGLWVDYNLMSTIEGCYILGEANFSDHGANRLGASALMQGLADGYFVLPYTIGDYLANDIRTGTIPTDLPEFEAAEKNVRDIIDHLMNNKGTHSVDHFHKKLGKIMWDKVGMARNAKGLTEAMAEIAELRAEFYKDVKVSGTAESFNQELEKALRVADFLELGELFAKDALHREESCGGHFREEHQTEDGEAKRDDENFAYVAAWEYKGNPSDAVLHKEDLVYENIKLVTRSYK, encoded by the coding sequence ATGAAATTAGATTCTAAAATACCTAATGGACCACTTGATAAAAAATGGTCTGACTATAAAAATCATATTAAATTAGTTAACCCAGCAAATAAACGTAACATTGATGTTATCGTTGTAGGAACTGGATTAGCAGGTGGTTCTGCTGCTGCTACATTAGCTGAGTTAGGATATAACGTAAAAGCTTTTTGTTATCAAGATTCACCTCGTCGTGCGCACTCTATTGCTGCTCAAGGGGGGATCAACGCTTCTAAGAACTACCAAGGGGATGGTGACTCAGTTTACAGATTATTTTATGATACTGTAAAAGGAGGAGACTACCGTGCACGTGAAGCAAACGTTTACCGTTTAGCTGAAGTTTCTGAAAATATTATTGACCAATGTGTAGCTCAAGGTGTACCTTTTGCACGTGAGTACGGAGGTTTATTAGATAACCGTTCTTTTGGTGGGGTGCAAGTATCTCGTACTTTCTACGCTAAAGGACAAACTGGACAACAGTTATTGTTAGGAGCATATTCTGCTATGAACCGTCAAATCGGTCGTGGTAAAATCCAAATGTATAACCGTCATGAGATGTTAGACATCGTTAAAGTTGATGGTAAAGCAAGAGGTATTATCGCTCGTAACTTAATCAATGGAGAGATAGAACGTCACTCTGCTCACGCTGTAGTTATCTGTACAGGTGGATATGGTAACGTATTCTTCTTATCTACAAATGCAATGGGTTCTAACGTTACTGCTGCTTGGAAAGCACACAAACGTGGAGCATTCTTCGCTAACCCTTGTTATACACAAATTCACCCAACTTGTATTCCTGTAACTGGTGACCACCAATCAAAGCTTACTTTGATGTCTGAGTCATTACGTAACGATGGACGTATTTGGGTTCCTGCAAAAATGGAAGATGCTGTAGCAATTAGAGAAGGTAGATTAAAACCAACTCAAATCGCTGAAGAAGATAGAGATTACTATTTAGAAAGAAGATACCCATCATTCGGTAACTTAGTACCTCGTGACGTTGCGTCTCGTGCTGCTAAAGAAAGATGTGATGCTGGATATGGAGTTAATGCTACAGGTGAAGCTGTATACTTAGACTTCGCTTCTGCTATTGACCGTTATGGTAAAGAGCAAGCTCGTATTCAACACTTAGATGAAAACGATGCTAAGCTAGTTTACAAATTAGGTAAAGATGTAGTTGAAAATAAATATGGTAACTTATTCCAAATGTACGAGAAGATCGTAGATGAGGATCCATATACAACTCCGATGATGATTTATCCTGCAGTTCACTATACAATGGGTGGATTATGGGTAGATTACAATTTAATGTCTACTATCGAAGGATGTTATATCCTAGGTGAGGCTAACTTCTCTGATCACGGTGCTAACCGTCTTGGAGCTTCTGCATTAATGCAAGGTTTAGCTGATGGATACTTCGTATTACCATATACTATCGGAGATTATTTAGCTAATGATATTCGTACTGGAACTATCCCAACAGATTTACCAGAGTTCGAAGCTGCTGAGAAAAATGTTCGTGATATCATTGACCATTTAATGAACAATAAAGGAACACATTCTGTTGACCACTTCCACAAGAAGCTTGGAAAAATTATGTGGGATAAAGTAGGAATGGCTCGTAACGCAAAAGGTTTAACTGAAGCTATGGCTGAGATTGCTGAGTTAAGAGCAGAGTTCTATAAAGATGTGAAAGTATCAGGTACTGCAGAGAGCTTTAACCAAGAGTTAGAGAAAGCTTTAAGAGTAGCTGACTTCTTAGAATTAGGTGAATTATTCGCTAAAGATGCTTTACACCGTGAAGAATCTTGTGGAGGTCACTTCCGTGAAGAGCACCAAACTGAGGATGGAGAAGCAAAACGTGATGATGAGAACTTCGCATACGTTGCTGCTTGGGAATACAAAGGAAACCCAAGTGATGCAGTGCTTCACAAAGAAGACTTAGTTTATGAAAACATTAAATTGGTAACTCGTAGTTATAAATAA
- a CDS encoding succinate dehydrogenase cytochrome b subunit, whose protein sequence is MAKSALLKSSLAKKYWMALTGLFLCLFLVGHLAGNLQLIFGDASAFNEYALFMTTNPAVKVLSYVTYISILFHAIDGIVLTIQNKKARPIGYAKNNAASNSSFSSRNMAVLGTLLLVFIVTHMANFWAKMHFSEMPLQTVEVKVEGQDPVVVYKTVQEQAIPVNAVEMGQIEVKGTKFYQAGTDLKIADGYKDLHKITIEFFQNESTGLIATIAYVLAMVVLGFHLSHGFGSAFQSLGANNPKYKGVLKGLSFLIAYVVPALFAIIPLYIHFIK, encoded by the coding sequence ATGGCAAAATCTGCACTTTTAAAGTCATCCTTAGCTAAGAAATATTGGATGGCTCTTACAGGGTTATTTTTATGCTTGTTTTTAGTAGGTCACTTGGCGGGAAACCTTCAATTGATATTTGGTGACGCTTCTGCATTTAACGAGTATGCGTTATTTATGACTACTAATCCAGCAGTAAAAGTATTATCTTATGTTACGTATATTTCAATCCTTTTCCACGCGATTGATGGTATCGTTTTAACGATTCAAAACAAAAAAGCACGTCCAATCGGATATGCAAAAAACAATGCTGCTTCTAATAGCTCATTTTCTTCAAGAAATATGGCGGTATTAGGAACTTTACTTTTAGTATTCATCGTGACTCACATGGCTAACTTCTGGGCTAAAATGCACTTTAGTGAAATGCCTTTACAAACTGTAGAAGTAAAAGTAGAGGGTCAAGATCCTGTAGTAGTATATAAAACAGTACAAGAGCAAGCTATCCCAGTAAACGCTGTTGAAATGGGACAGATAGAAGTAAAAGGTACTAAGTTTTATCAAGCAGGTACTGACTTAAAGATTGCTGATGGATATAAAGATTTACATAAAATTACAATTGAGTTCTTCCAAAACGAAAGTACTGGATTAATTGCTACAATTGCTTATGTACTTGCTATGGTGGTTTTAGGATTCCACTTATCTCATGGATTTGGTAGTGCATTCCAATCTTTAGGAGCTAATAATCCTAAATATAAGGGAGTACTTAAAGGGCTTAGCTTCTTAATTGCGTATGTTGTACCTGCGCTATTTGCTATCATCCCATTATATATTCATTTTATTAAATAG
- a CDS encoding ChaN family lipoprotein, with amino-acid sequence MKKIVGAFLLLCGITYGQSGLPYQIYTNKGKKVSYEKMIKSLSKSEVVLFGEFHNNSLGHWLQLQVTESLGDKRELTLGAEMFEADNQEGLTKYVKGNSTEEQFQEEVRLWNNYKTDYRPLVEYAKENKIDFIATNVPRRYASLLFKKGTAALDTLSVQEKSWIAPLPFPYDANLPGYKNMMAMFEDHKDENLPKAQAIKDATMGHFIVQNLKPNHLFLHYNGSYHSNNYEGIVWYLNQYRPSLKIATITMVESDNVGHFEYDNLDLANFIIVIDANILKSF; translated from the coding sequence ATGAAAAAAATAGTTGGTGCGTTTTTGTTGTTATGCGGAATAACTTATGGACAATCAGGATTGCCTTATCAGATCTATACTAATAAGGGTAAAAAGGTTTCTTATGAGAAGATGATAAAATCACTTAGTAAAAGTGAGGTTGTTTTATTCGGAGAGTTTCACAATAATTCATTAGGACATTGGTTACAATTACAAGTAACAGAATCTTTAGGAGATAAAAGAGAGTTGACTCTAGGAGCAGAGATGTTTGAAGCAGATAACCAAGAAGGGTTGACTAAATATGTAAAAGGAAATAGTACAGAAGAGCAGTTTCAAGAAGAAGTGAGACTTTGGAATAATTATAAAACTGATTATAGACCATTAGTAGAATATGCTAAAGAAAATAAAATAGATTTTATTGCGACTAATGTACCTAGACGATATGCGAGTCTATTGTTTAAAAAAGGGACTGCTGCATTAGATACTTTAAGTGTACAAGAGAAGAGTTGGATTGCACCATTGCCATTTCCTTATGACGCTAATTTGCCTGGATATAAGAATATGATGGCGATGTTTGAGGATCATAAGGATGAGAATTTACCGAAGGCGCAAGCAATTAAGGATGCTACTATGGGACACTTTATTGTTCAAAATTTAAAACCAAACCATTTATTCTTGCACTATAATGGTTCTTATCACAGTAATAATTATGAAGGGATAGTATGGTATCTAAATCAATATAGACCTTCATTGAAGATTGCTACTATTACAATGGTAGAGAGTGATAATGTAGGTCATTTCGAATATGATAATTTAGACTTGGCTAACTTTATTATTGTTATAGATGCGAATATTTTAAAATCATTTTAA
- a CDS encoding alpha/beta fold hydrolase gives MATTKILYKNTNLSYTDKGKGSALIFLHGFLEDSKMWNYYLDYFSKKYRVIAIDLLGHGESGCIGYIHSMEDMADAVFTITNSLNLKKVTLIGHSMGGYVSLAFGELYPDNVKKIILVSSTTRADSPERQINRDRATEVIKKNSELFVTMAINNTFLEDTKITHAKEVQEHLDTALRTPKQGILAAVEGMKSRNDREVLLHFAPYPISMIVGNADPVLSIEEITKEVENTESDLTVITGGHLLQIEAKEELLEALKNTIK, from the coding sequence ATGGCTACTACAAAAATTCTATATAAAAACACCAATTTATCATATACTGACAAAGGAAAAGGAAGTGCCTTAATCTTTCTACACGGATTTCTAGAGGATAGTAAAATGTGGAACTATTACCTTGACTATTTTTCAAAGAAATATAGAGTTATTGCTATAGATCTTTTAGGACATGGTGAATCAGGCTGTATTGGTTACATACACAGTATGGAAGATATGGCTGATGCTGTTTTTACAATAACAAATTCTTTAAATCTAAAAAAGGTAACACTAATAGGTCATTCTATGGGAGGTTATGTATCACTAGCCTTCGGAGAATTATATCCTGATAATGTAAAGAAAATAATATTAGTTTCATCTACTACCAGAGCTGACAGCCCAGAAAGGCAAATTAATAGAGACAGAGCAACTGAAGTAATTAAAAAAAATAGCGAGCTCTTTGTTACCATGGCAATTAACAATACCTTTTTAGAAGATACTAAAATTACTCACGCTAAAGAAGTACAAGAACACTTAGACACTGCTCTTAGAACACCTAAACAAGGTATACTAGCAGCTGTAGAAGGAATGAAATCAAGAAATGACAGAGAAGTTCTACTCCATTTTGCCCCATATCCTATAAGTATGATTGTAGGTAATGCTGATCCTGTTCTTTCTATTGAAGAAATTACTAAAGAAGTTGAAAATACCGAATCAGATTTAACTGTTATCACCGGAGGACACCTACTTCAGATTGAAGCTAAAGAAGAGCTACTAGAAGCACTAAAAAATACGATAAAATAA
- a CDS encoding PD-(D/E)XK nuclease family protein gives MKSNTFLDKLSAQIYADFPNSMDNLVIVLPNKRAKVFLLENLKKYYRNSVFAPEIINIEDFIQQVSKIRGIDLIELLFKFYVVYQEIEGGNAQDFDRFSSWANMLLSDFNEVDRYLLNPDYVFSYLKNIEDIKHWSLDPEQKTDLIVNYLAFWEQIPVYYKKFYEVLLEEGIGYQGLIYREAVKSHKEYLNSNNKVFYFAGFNALNAAEEKIIQHFLLEKRAKVFWDIDKHFMEDPYHDAALFLRRIKRNWIHYQYNPFEWIVDEFGKEKNIQVIQTPKSVGQAKIAGQIVEGLGEEASRLEKVAIVLGEENLLLPVLHSLPSSVSSLNITMGYSGKSNPIQILLNKIFKMHLAAIRRSSKQYVVYYKEILDVLTNPVLTQIIVPEKVIKEINDRNLSFFSINRFAEWIEDSDFPVRKLVFGRWNERSSVEVLQNLIEIVLAIKDSLDDEVHSDRISKTFLYSTYQMLNRLVSYCQKYDFIQSYDTLYSLYKQVMDMSEVSFEGEPLEGLQIMGVLESRVLDFDTVIVTSVNEGKFPAGKSVNSFIPYDVKREIGLPTYKEKDAIYSFHFYHLLLRAKNIYLLYNSQSEGMDAGEKSRFLTQLEVEQLEAHDVKYVTYSADLPEKANELIQIPKSDLLKEELKNIATTKGFSPSALSNYLRNPIQFYLQRVLRIREVEEVEESVALNTLGTIIHNSLENLYKPFKGARLTVEIINTIKTKADAEVQLQFEEVYNSDKEKIGKNLLAFEVAKRNVYHFLEGEIEKIKEGDDILLLELETELTFTLEDPRLPYPINLFGFVDRIEERNGIIRVIDYKSGKVEANDVKLSTWDGLTLDLKNDKIIQLLCYALMYTKHNTSQSVEAGIYSFKNRKGGFLFFGVKEGREVDHAITNDTLALFKDELVALLLEILNPDEDFIEKEL, from the coding sequence ATGAAATCAAATACTTTTTTAGATAAGCTGAGTGCGCAGATTTATGCCGATTTTCCTAATTCCATGGACAATTTGGTGATCGTTCTTCCTAATAAAAGAGCTAAGGTCTTTTTGTTAGAAAATTTAAAGAAGTATTACAGAAATAGTGTCTTCGCTCCTGAGATTATTAATATTGAGGATTTCATTCAACAAGTGTCTAAGATTAGAGGGATAGATTTGATAGAATTACTTTTTAAGTTTTATGTAGTTTATCAAGAAATAGAGGGGGGTAATGCACAGGATTTTGATCGCTTCTCGAGTTGGGCTAATATGTTGTTAAGTGACTTTAATGAAGTCGATCGTTACTTGTTGAATCCTGATTACGTGTTTTCATATTTAAAGAATATTGAGGACATTAAACACTGGTCTTTAGACCCTGAACAAAAGACAGACTTAATTGTAAATTATTTAGCTTTTTGGGAGCAGATACCTGTGTATTATAAAAAGTTCTATGAGGTTCTATTAGAAGAGGGTATCGGTTACCAAGGATTGATATATCGAGAAGCTGTTAAGTCTCATAAAGAGTACTTGAATAGCAATAATAAGGTGTTTTATTTTGCTGGGTTTAATGCATTAAATGCAGCAGAGGAGAAAATTATTCAACATTTTTTGTTAGAGAAGAGAGCTAAGGTGTTTTGGGATATTGATAAACATTTTATGGAAGATCCTTATCACGATGCAGCACTCTTTTTGAGACGTATAAAACGCAATTGGATACATTATCAATACAACCCTTTTGAGTGGATAGTAGATGAGTTTGGCAAAGAAAAGAATATACAAGTAATACAAACTCCTAAGAGTGTAGGGCAAGCAAAGATTGCTGGACAAATAGTAGAGGGACTTGGAGAGGAAGCTTCGAGATTAGAGAAGGTTGCCATTGTTTTAGGAGAGGAGAATTTGCTATTACCAGTATTGCATAGTCTGCCTTCTTCAGTATCAAGTTTGAATATCACAATGGGGTATAGTGGTAAGAGTAACCCTATTCAGATCTTATTGAACAAGATTTTTAAGATGCATTTGGCTGCTATACGACGCTCGAGTAAGCAATATGTGGTTTACTACAAGGAAATTTTAGATGTGCTGACTAATCCTGTATTAACGCAAATTATTGTTCCTGAAAAAGTTATTAAAGAGATTAATGATCGAAACCTTAGCTTCTTTAGTATAAATCGTTTTGCAGAGTGGATAGAGGATAGTGACTTTCCTGTTCGTAAGCTTGTTTTCGGTAGATGGAATGAACGGTCATCTGTTGAGGTTTTACAAAACCTTATTGAGATTGTACTGGCTATTAAGGATAGTTTAGATGATGAGGTACACAGTGATCGAATTAGTAAAACATTCTTGTATTCTACCTATCAGATGTTGAATAGGTTAGTTTCTTATTGTCAGAAATATGATTTTATACAAAGTTATGATACTTTATATTCGTTGTATAAACAAGTGATGGATATGTCTGAAGTATCTTTTGAGGGAGAACCTTTAGAAGGGCTACAGATAATGGGGGTGCTAGAGAGTCGTGTTTTGGATTTTGACACTGTTATTGTGACTTCTGTTAATGAAGGAAAGTTCCCGGCAGGTAAGTCAGTTAATTCCTTTATACCTTATGATGTAAAGAGAGAAATAGGTTTGCCAACGTATAAAGAGAAGGATGCTATTTATAGTTTTCACTTTTATCATCTCTTGTTAAGAGCAAAGAATATTTATCTTTTGTATAACTCTCAATCAGAGGGAATGGATGCCGGAGAAAAGAGTAGGTTCTTAACGCAGTTAGAAGTAGAACAGTTAGAGGCTCATGATGTGAAATATGTTACCTATTCAGCGGATTTACCCGAAAAAGCTAATGAGTTGATTCAGATTCCGAAGTCAGACCTTTTAAAAGAAGAGCTAAAGAATATTGCTACAACTAAAGGGTTTTCTCCATCAGCTTTATCTAATTATCTCCGCAATCCTATACAGTTTTATTTGCAACGTGTCTTAAGGATTAGAGAAGTGGAGGAAGTAGAGGAGAGTGTGGCTTTAAATACACTAGGGACTATTATACACAATTCTTTAGAGAATTTGTATAAACCCTTTAAAGGCGCTAGGCTTACAGTGGAGATTATTAACACCATAAAAACAAAAGCTGATGCAGAGGTACAATTACAGTTTGAAGAAGTGTACAACAGTGATAAGGAGAAGATAGGAAAGAACTTATTAGCTTTTGAAGTAGCCAAACGAAATGTGTATCATTTTCTAGAAGGAGAGATAGAAAAGATAAAAGAAGGAGATGATATTTTATTATTGGAGTTAGAGACGGAGCTTACTTTTACACTTGAAGATCCTAGATTACCTTATCCTATTAATCTATTTGGATTTGTAGATAGAATAGAGGAACGAAATGGTATAATCCGAGTTATTGATTATAAAAGTGGTAAAGTAGAGGCAAATGATGTTAAGTTAAGTACATGGGATGGACTTACACTTGATTTGAAAAATGATAAGATTATTCAGTTATTGTGTTATGCTTTAATGTATACGAAACACAATACAAGTCAATCTGTAGAAGCTGGTATTTATTCATTCAAGAATAGAAAAGGCGGGTTCTTATTTTTTGGAGTGAAAGAAGGAAGAGAGGTTGATCATGCTATTACAAATGATACATTAGCTCTATTCAAGGATGAATTAGTTGCCTTGTTGTTAGAGATACTAAATCCTGATGAGGATTTTATAGAAAAAGAGTTATAA
- a CDS encoding OmpA family protein, which yields MKHFNKLFAAAILCAGLSAHAQDADHPWAVTVGANAVDTKVSSAKGFAHRTGGYFKTDNWNILPSVSYLNVARYLGDGFSLGLVGSVNKIDKFIKPEAEGYEKYNPGDLTYYGIDAEVKYSFKEILKSKVVDPFILVGGGYTFMGDASQGTVNGGAGLNFWFTKNVALTVQSTYKHSFSDSRLPDVGVASHMQHFAGIRFQFGGKDTDGDGVLDKYDECPEIPGLAEFNGCPDTDGDGIPDHLDECPDLPGLPEFNGCPDTDGDGIPDNKDECPEIPGLAEFNGCPDTDGDGVPDNKDECPEVPGPKENNGCPWPDRDGDGVPDHLDKCPDVPGPASNNGCPEVKEIEPEKVKQLNDYGKTLLFHTGKYTFQDGSYAVLDNMVKIMKEYPTANFHIAGYTDSTGSDRINLPLSDNRANAVKVYLIEKGIDSARLTSKGYGSKDPIASNKTVKGRELNRRVEIQLAK from the coding sequence ATGAAACATTTCAACAAATTATTTGCAGCAGCAATTCTTTGTGCAGGGCTTTCAGCTCACGCGCAAGACGCTGACCATCCGTGGGCTGTAACTGTTGGAGCAAACGCAGTTGACACAAAAGTAAGTTCAGCTAAAGGTTTTGCACACAGAACAGGAGGATATTTTAAAACTGATAACTGGAATATCTTACCATCAGTATCTTACTTAAATGTAGCTAGATACTTAGGTGATGGATTCTCTTTAGGTTTAGTTGGGTCTGTTAATAAAATTGACAAATTCATTAAACCAGAAGCAGAAGGATATGAAAAGTACAACCCTGGAGATTTAACTTACTACGGAATTGACGCAGAAGTTAAATATAGCTTCAAAGAGATTTTGAAATCGAAAGTAGTTGATCCATTCATCTTAGTAGGTGGAGGTTATACTTTTATGGGAGATGCAAGTCAAGGAACTGTTAATGGAGGAGCTGGATTAAACTTCTGGTTTACTAAAAACGTTGCTTTAACTGTGCAATCTACTTATAAGCATTCATTCTCTGATTCTAGATTACCAGACGTAGGAGTTGCTTCACATATGCAACACTTTGCAGGTATTCGTTTCCAATTTGGAGGAAAAGATACTGACGGAGATGGAGTTTTAGACAAATATGACGAATGTCCAGAGATCCCTGGTTTAGCTGAGTTCAACGGATGTCCTGATACAGATGGAGACGGAATTCCAGATCATTTAGATGAGTGTCCAGACTTACCAGGTTTACCAGAATTCAACGGATGTCCTGATACAGACGGAGATGGTATTCCAGATAATAAAGACGAATGTCCAGAGATCCCTGGTTTAGCTGAGTTCAACGGATGTCCTGATACAGACGGAGACGGAGTGCCAGATAATAAAGATGAGTGTCCAGAAGTTCCTGGTCCAAAAGAAAACAATGGTTGTCCTTGGCCAGATAGAGACGGAGACGGAGTGCCTGATCATTTAGATAAATGTCCAGACGTACCTGGTCCAGCTTCTAACAACGGATGTCCTGAAGTTAAAGAAATTGAGCCTGAGAAAGTAAAACAGCTTAATGACTACGGAAAAACATTATTATTCCACACTGGAAAATATACTTTCCAAGATGGTTCTTACGCAGTGTTAGATAATATGGTTAAAATCATGAAAGAATACCCAACTGCTAATTTCCACATCGCTGGATATACTGACAGTACAGGATCTGACAGAATTAACTTACCATTATCTGATAACAGAGCTAACGCTGTAAAAGTTTACTTAATTGAAAAAGGAATCGATTCTGCTAGATTAACTTCTAAAGGATACGGATCTAAAGATCCAATCGCTTCTAACAAAACAGTTAAAGGACGTGAGTTAAACAGACGTGTTGAAATCCAATTAGCTAAATAA
- the kbl gene encoding glycine C-acetyltransferase translates to MYGKIKDHLQNELKSIEDNGLFKKERIITSPQGAEITVSTGDKVLNFCANNYLGLSSHPEVIQAAKDTLDTHGFGMSSVRFICGTQDIHKKLEATIADFYGTEDTILYAAAFDANGGVFEPLLGAEDAIISDSLNHASIIDGVRLCKAARYRYENNNMAELEEQLIKANEAGHRFKIIVTDGVFSMDGLVAPLDKICDLADKYDALVMVDECHAAGFIGATGKGTLEAKNVMGRVDIITGTLGKALGGAMGGYTTGKKEIIELLRQRSRPYLFSNSLAPMIVGASIKVFEILKHDTSLRDKLEWNTNYFKDGMKKAGFDIIDGDSAIVPVMLYDAKLSQVMADRLLEKGVYVTGFFFPVVPKDKARIRVQLSAAHTQEHLDKAIAAFTEVGKELKVIQ, encoded by the coding sequence ATGTACGGAAAGATTAAAGATCATCTTCAGAATGAATTAAAGTCAATAGAGGATAACGGATTATTTAAAAAGGAGAGAATTATTACTTCGCCACAAGGTGCAGAGATTACTGTTTCTACAGGGGATAAAGTTTTAAACTTTTGTGCAAACAATTATTTAGGATTGTCATCACATCCAGAAGTAATTCAAGCAGCAAAAGATACATTAGATACCCATGGATTCGGAATGTCTTCAGTGCGTTTTATTTGTGGAACACAAGATATACACAAGAAATTAGAAGCTACTATTGCTGATTTCTATGGAACAGAAGATACTATTCTTTATGCAGCAGCTTTTGATGCTAATGGAGGAGTATTCGAACCATTATTAGGAGCAGAAGATGCAATTATCTCTGATAGCTTAAACCACGCTTCAATTATTGATGGAGTGCGTTTATGTAAAGCAGCTCGTTATCGTTATGAAAATAACAATATGGCTGAATTAGAAGAACAATTAATCAAAGCGAATGAGGCTGGTCACCGTTTTAAAATCATTGTAACGGATGGTGTATTCTCAATGGATGGTCTAGTAGCACCATTAGATAAAATATGTGATTTAGCTGATAAGTATGATGCTTTAGTAATGGTAGACGAATGTCATGCTGCTGGATTTATCGGAGCTACAGGTAAAGGAACATTAGAAGCTAAGAACGTAATGGGACGTGTGGATATCATCACAGGAACCTTAGGTAAAGCTTTAGGTGGTGCAATGGGAGGATATACTACAGGTAAAAAAGAAATTATTGAATTATTAAGACAACGTTCTAGACCATATTTATTCTCTAACTCTTTAGCACCAATGATTGTTGGAGCTTCTATTAAAGTATTTGAAATTTTAAAACACGATACTTCATTACGCGATAAGTTAGAGTGGAATACAAACTACTTTAAAGATGGAATGAAAAAGGCAGGTTTTGATATTATTGATGGTGATTCTGCTATTGTACCAGTAATGTTATACGATGCTAAATTATCACAAGTAATGGCAGATAGACTTTTAGAAAAAGGAGTTTATGTAACAGGATTCTTCTTCCCTGTGGTGCCAAAAGATAAGGCGAGAATCCGTGTACAATTATCAGCTGCACATACTCAAGAACATTTAGACAAAGCTATCGCTGCATTTACAGAAGTAGGTAAAGAGCTAAAAGTTATTCAATAA